The following proteins are encoded in a genomic region of Halomicroarcula saliterrae:
- a CDS encoding BCCT family transporter, protein MSGSDETTGEMSDGLQVELFHPESDREPGDTNWQKYGFDVHPVVFPVALAIIALFIAVTVLLGDTASQAYTWLFDTIGSTFGWFYLLAVNVFIVVLLFFAFSKYGKIKIGGVEAEKEFSDFSWMAMLFSAGMGIGLMFFSVTEPMFYFNTPPSFFGAEAGTGAAAAAAMAQTFFHWGLHPWAVYGLVGLGLAFFSFNRGLPLTFRSIFWPLLGERIYGWPGHIIDLVTVFATLFGLSTSLGLGVAQVNSGLSFVFGSGMLGVADIPTGTGPQVVLIAAITLIATASVAAGLEGGVKRLSTINLYLMFALLGFLLLVGPTVFILGAWVEGLGAYLQNILGLGFFTGTLGAAENGTVTAWTVFYWGWWIAWSPFVGMFIARISKGRSVREFVLGVLFLPALFSTLWLSTFGGSALNSALAGGAVQQQYTELGYGAFETLGMFITLNQYPLGVVSGLLATLLVITFFVTSSDSGSLVIDHLTSGGKHDVPKTQRIFWAVTEGAVASILLIGGGLTALQTAAITTGLPFAVILTLMCYTVYLGLSNEYQILESEEFAETIQDLSERDDVDVVTSGSDMVTDISDRDESATGSD, encoded by the coding sequence ATGTCAGGAAGTGACGAAACCACCGGCGAGATGTCGGACGGGCTCCAGGTGGAGCTGTTCCACCCGGAGTCCGACAGAGAGCCGGGCGACACGAACTGGCAGAAGTACGGGTTCGACGTCCACCCCGTCGTGTTCCCGGTCGCACTGGCGATTATCGCACTGTTCATCGCAGTCACAGTCCTCCTCGGCGACACAGCGTCGCAGGCGTACACGTGGCTGTTCGACACTATCGGTAGCACGTTCGGCTGGTTCTACCTGCTGGCGGTGAACGTCTTCATCGTCGTCTTGCTGTTCTTCGCGTTCAGCAAGTACGGGAAGATCAAGATCGGTGGCGTGGAGGCCGAAAAGGAGTTCAGTGACTTCTCGTGGATGGCGATGCTGTTCAGCGCGGGCATGGGCATCGGGCTCATGTTCTTCAGCGTCACCGAGCCGATGTTCTACTTCAACACCCCACCGAGCTTCTTCGGGGCCGAAGCCGGAACCGGGGCCGCTGCGGCGGCCGCGATGGCCCAGACGTTCTTCCACTGGGGGCTCCACCCGTGGGCCGTCTACGGCCTCGTCGGCCTCGGCCTGGCGTTCTTCTCGTTCAACCGCGGCCTGCCGCTGACCTTCCGGTCGATATTCTGGCCCCTGCTGGGCGAGCGCATCTACGGCTGGCCGGGCCATATCATCGACCTCGTGACGGTGTTCGCGACCCTGTTCGGGCTGTCGACCTCGCTCGGACTCGGCGTCGCACAGGTCAACAGCGGGCTCAGCTTCGTCTTCGGCAGCGGCATGCTCGGCGTCGCCGACATTCCGACCGGGACGGGACCGCAGGTGGTGCTCATCGCGGCCATCACCCTCATCGCGACCGCGTCGGTCGCGGCCGGCCTGGAGGGCGGCGTCAAGCGGCTGAGCACCATCAACCTGTACCTGATGTTCGCGCTGCTCGGGTTCCTCCTGCTGGTGGGCCCGACCGTGTTCATCCTGGGCGCGTGGGTCGAGGGGCTCGGTGCCTACCTGCAGAACATCCTCGGTCTCGGCTTCTTCACCGGCACTCTCGGCGCCGCCGAGAACGGAACCGTGACCGCGTGGACGGTGTTCTACTGGGGCTGGTGGATCGCGTGGTCGCCGTTCGTCGGGATGTTCATCGCGCGCATCTCGAAGGGGCGGTCCGTCCGGGAGTTCGTCCTTGGCGTACTCTTCCTCCCGGCGCTGTTCTCGACGCTCTGGCTGTCGACCTTCGGCGGCAGCGCGCTGAACAGCGCGCTGGCCGGAGGGGCGGTCCAGCAGCAGTACACCGAACTGGGCTACGGGGCCTTCGAGACGCTGGGGATGTTCATCACGCTGAACCAGTACCCGCTCGGTGTCGTGTCGGGGCTGCTGGCGACGCTTCTCGTCATCACCTTCTTCGTCACGTCGTCGGACTCGGGGTCACTGGTCATCGACCACTTGACCTCCGGGGGCAAACACGACGTGCCGAAGACCCAGCGTATCTTCTGGGCGGTGACTGAGGGCGCCGTCGCTTCCATCCTCCTCATCGGTGGCGGCCTGACGGCGCTGCAGACGGCGGCCATCACCACCGGGTTACCGTTCGCGGTCATCCTCACACTGATGTGTTACACCGTGTATCTGGGCCTCAGTAACGAGTACCAGATACTGGAGTCCGAGGAGTTCGCGGAGACGATACAGGACCTCTCGGAGCGGGACGACGTCGACGTGGTCACGTCGGGCAGCGATATGGTGACGGACATCAGCGACCGTGACGAATCCGCGACCGGTAGCGACTAG
- a CDS encoding universal stress protein: MYEQMLIPYDGSKEAKRGATHGIALAAELGATVHGLYVIDLPGVPRAMALRDDEEDLREDYRDYGERELQALREIATDHGVGFESHMRTGSPSEEIVDFARSEEMDVVVMGSAYRGKVGNLLGGTTDRVVRSSTVPVITHRMSGED, from the coding sequence ATGTACGAGCAGATGCTAATTCCGTACGACGGGAGCAAGGAAGCGAAGAGAGGTGCGACACACGGTATCGCGCTCGCGGCGGAACTGGGCGCTACGGTCCACGGACTCTACGTCATCGACCTTCCGGGCGTTCCACGGGCGATGGCGCTCCGCGACGACGAGGAAGACTTGCGGGAAGACTACAGAGACTACGGCGAGCGGGAGTTACAGGCGTTACGGGAGATTGCAACCGACCACGGCGTCGGGTTCGAGAGCCACATGCGGACCGGCTCACCCAGCGAGGAAATCGTCGACTTCGCGAGGTCGGAAGAGATGGACGTGGTCGTGATGGGGTCGGCCTACCGGGGCAAGGTCGGGAACCTGCTCGGGGGGACCACCGACCGCGTCGTGCGCTCGTCGACTGTCCCGGTCATCACGCACCGCATGAGTGGTGAGGACTAG